A single window of Merismopedia glauca CCAP 1448/3 DNA harbors:
- a CDS encoding cysteine desulfurase family protein gives MNQRPIYLDNQATTPVDDRVLAAMLPYFTQHFGNSASINHMYGWEAEAAISQAREILAQAINASPSEIVFTSGATEANNLAIKGISEAYFSKGQHIITVQTEHNAVLDPCHYLQSLGFEITLLPVQPNGLIDLQELEKAIRPDTILVSIMAANNEIGVLQPLAEIGGICRQAGVIFHTDAAQAIGKIPLDVEEMKIDLLSMTAHKIYGPKGIGALYVRRKHPRVQLVPQLHGGGHERGMRSGTLYTPQIVGFAKAVEIGLAEQKSESQRLLTLRHKLWSKLQTIPGLQANGDLDRRLVGNLNFSIADVDGAALLLGLQPIVALSSGSACSSTKTSPSHVLLALGLSEKLAYASLRLGIGRFNTADEIDLVAEHIMATVSSLRQARVLEPNLQI, from the coding sequence ATGAATCAGCGTCCTATATATTTAGATAACCAAGCAACAACTCCTGTAGACGATCGCGTCTTAGCTGCTATGTTACCTTACTTTACTCAACACTTTGGAAACTCAGCTAGTATCAATCATATGTATGGTTGGGAAGCAGAAGCTGCAATTAGTCAAGCTAGAGAAATATTAGCTCAAGCTATTAATGCCTCACCATCAGAAATAGTTTTTACTAGCGGTGCGACAGAAGCTAACAATTTAGCTATTAAAGGAATATCTGAAGCTTATTTTTCTAAAGGTCAACATATTATTACTGTTCAAACAGAACATAATGCCGTTTTAGATCCGTGTCATTATCTCCAAAGTTTGGGTTTTGAAATTACTTTACTTCCAGTTCAACCAAATGGATTAATCGATCTACAAGAGTTAGAAAAAGCGATTCGTCCCGATACAATTTTAGTTTCCATCATGGCAGCTAATAACGAAATTGGCGTGCTACAACCCTTAGCAGAAATAGGAGGTATTTGTCGCCAAGCTGGAGTAATTTTCCATACAGACGCAGCCCAAGCAATTGGTAAAATTCCCTTAGATGTGGAGGAAATGAAAATTGATTTACTCTCAATGACTGCTCATAAAATTTATGGTCCCAAGGGAATAGGTGCTTTGTACGTTAGGCGCAAACATCCTAGAGTACAGCTAGTACCTCAACTACATGGGGGAGGACACGAACGAGGAATGCGTTCTGGAACCCTGTATACTCCCCAAATTGTCGGATTTGCCAAAGCGGTAGAAATTGGCTTAGCCGAACAAAAGTCAGAATCTCAAAGATTGCTAACCTTAAGACATAAATTATGGTCAAAACTGCAAACTATACCAGGCCTTCAAGCAAATGGCGATTTAGACAGACGCTTAGTGGGAAACTTGAACTTTAGCATTGCAGATGTGGATGGGGCGGCTTTATTATTAGGATTGCAGCCTATCGTGGCGCTATCTTCGGGTTCGGCGTGTAGTTCTACCAAGACTAGTCCTTCTCACGTGCTTTTAGCATTAGGACTTTCAGAAAAACTCGCTTATGCTTCTTTAAGGTTAGGAATAGGTAGATTTAATACAGCCGAT
- a CDS encoding ELWxxDGT repeat protein, with the protein MKLLKDRLTLARHLAAPILAAGMTVGTLLPTPASAQQTPWNFDPSNLTNVNGTLYLSGNSRPFRPPGEELWKSNGTTTGTTLIQDIFPGSASSGLSNFINVNGTLYFIADNGTNGYELWKSNGTAAGTVMVKDIVPGSGSSYPYSLTNVNGTLYFIANNGTNGYELWKSNGTAAGTVIVKDTVPGSGSSDPSNLTNINGTLYFTTSNGTNGYELWKSNGTAAGTVMVKDIVPGSGSSYPYSLTNVNGTLYFIANNGTNGYELWKSNGTAASTVMVKDIVPGSGSSDSYSLTNVNGTLYFTTNNGTQGYELWKSNGTVAGTTIVVDLLPGLDSSNPYSLTNVNGTLYFVANNGSNGYELWKSNGTEASTVFIRDINPGLDSSNPYSLTNINGTLYFAADNGSNGYELWKSNGSYASTVLVKDIRIGSESSSLRELTNVNGTLYLVADDGSFDPNNATYGSRLWKSNGTVAGTVKVYP; encoded by the coding sequence ATGAAATTATTGAAAGATAGATTAACATTAGCCAGACATTTAGCTGCACCGATTTTAGCTGCTGGTATGACTGTTGGGACGCTGCTACCAACACCCGCTTCGGCTCAACAAACTCCTTGGAATTTTGACCCATCGAACCTCACAAATGTCAATGGAACGTTGTACCTTAGTGGAAATTCTCGACCTTTTAGACCTCCTGGTGAGGAGTTATGGAAAAGTAATGGCACGACTACTGGTACTACCCTCATCCAAGACATATTTCCTGGAAGTGCTAGTTCTGGGTTGTCTAACTTCATCAATGTTAATGGGACGTTATACTTTATTGCCGATAATGGCACTAATGGTTACGAGCTATGGAAGAGTAACGGCACGGCAGCCGGCACTGTCATGGTTAAAGACATAGTTCCTGGAAGTGGCAGTTCTTACCCATATTCCCTCACCAACGTTAATGGGACGTTATACTTTATTGCCAATAATGGCACTAATGGTTACGAGCTATGGAAGAGTAACGGCACGGCAGCCGGCACTGTCATAGTCAAAGACACAGTTCCTGGAAGTGGTAGTTCTGACCCCTCTAACCTTACCAACATCAATGGGACATTATACTTTACCACCTCTAATGGCACTAATGGTTACGAGCTATGGAAGAGTAACGGCACGGCAGCCGGCACTGTCATGGTTAAAGACATAGTTCCTGGAAGTGGCAGTTCTTACCCATATTCCCTCACCAACGTCAATGGGACGTTATACTTTATTGCCAATAATGGCACTAATGGTTACGAGCTATGGAAGAGTAACGGCACGGCAGCCAGCACTGTCATGGTTAAAGACATAGTTCCTGGAAGTGGCAGTTCTGACTCATATTCCCTCACCAACGTTAATGGGACGCTATACTTTACCACCAATAATGGTACTCAGGGTTACGAGCTATGGAAGAGTAACGGCACGGTAGCCGGCACTACCATAGTCGTAGATCTCTTGCCTGGACTTGATAGTTCTAACCCGTATTCCCTCACCAATGTCAATGGGACATTGTACTTTGTCGCTAATAATGGCAGTAATGGTTATGAACTGTGGAAAAGTAACGGCACGGAGGCTAGCACTGTCTTCATCAGAGATATTAACCCTGGACTTGATAGTTCTAACCCGTATTCCCTCACCAATATCAATGGGACATTGTACTTTGCTGCTGATAATGGCAGTAATGGTTACGAACTGTGGAAAAGTAACGGCAGCTATGCCAGCACGGTTCTAGTCAAAGATATTCGGATTGGAAGTGAGAGTTCTTCCCTACGCGAACTCACCAATGTGAATGGAACATTGTATCTTGTAGCTGATGATGGCTCTTTTGACCCCAATAATGCTACTTACGGGTCTAGATTGTGGAAGAGTAATGGCACGGTGGCTGGTACGGTCAAGGTTTATCCTTAA
- a CDS encoding anhydro-N-acetylmuramic acid kinase, translating to MSIVIGLISGTSVDGIDTALVEIQGREVDLQVKLLSGETYPYLDSLRQEILEVCAGKALSMAELARLDDAIAVQFAQAAQKIQVNQPVAELIGSHGQTVFHRPPHNGTELGYSLQLGRGSLIADLTVIDTISNFRAADIDARGHGAPLVSKIDACLLGHPTENRCIQNIGGISNVTYLPARDTQKGTGMKGWDIGPGNTLLDIAVQHLSQGTKNYDQNGDWAASGKPCQALVIQWLQEPYFQISPPKSTGRELFGWDYFQQCLTDAQEYHLSDADLLATLTELTVSAIAHSYRTFLPQMPDSVFLCGGGSHNLYLKDRLQAQLGKIPVMTTNEVGLNADYKEAISFAVLAYWRQLNIHGNLPEVTNARQPRLLGEVHLAIK from the coding sequence ATGAGTATTGTAATCGGCTTAATCAGTGGCACCTCTGTAGATGGAATTGACACAGCTTTAGTAGAAATTCAAGGTAGAGAAGTAGATTTACAAGTCAAGCTGTTATCTGGTGAAACCTATCCTTATCTAGACAGTTTAAGACAGGAAATCTTAGAAGTTTGTGCGGGCAAGGCTTTATCTATGGCAGAATTAGCTAGGCTAGATGATGCGATCGCCGTTCAATTTGCTCAAGCTGCCCAAAAGATTCAAGTAAATCAGCCTGTAGCTGAATTAATTGGTTCTCACGGACAAACCGTATTCCACCGTCCTCCTCACAATGGTACAGAATTGGGATATAGTCTCCAACTGGGTAGAGGGTCGCTGATTGCCGATTTAACGGTAATTGACACCATTAGTAACTTTCGGGCGGCGGATATCGATGCTAGAGGTCACGGTGCGCCCTTAGTCTCTAAAATAGATGCGTGTCTGCTAGGACATCCGACTGAAAATCGCTGCATTCAAAACATTGGTGGAATCAGTAACGTCACTTACTTACCCGCTAGAGATACCCAAAAAGGGACAGGTATGAAAGGTTGGGATATCGGTCCTGGCAACACTTTACTCGATATTGCCGTGCAGCATCTCAGTCAAGGTACAAAAAACTATGACCAGAATGGAGATTGGGCAGCTAGTGGTAAGCCTTGTCAAGCTTTAGTTATTCAATGGCTGCAAGAACCATATTTTCAGATTTCACCGCCTAAATCTACGGGAAGAGAACTATTTGGCTGGGATTATTTCCAACAGTGTTTGACAGATGCCCAAGAATATCATCTCAGCGATGCCGATTTGCTCGCTACGCTGACGGAATTGACCGTTAGTGCGATCGCCCACAGCTACCGTACTTTCTTGCCTCAAATGCCAGATAGCGTGTTTCTGTGCGGTGGTGGCAGTCACAATCTTTATCTGAAAGATAGATTGCAAGCACAACTGGGCAAAATACCTGTAATGACTACAAATGAAGTGGGTTTGAATGCCGATTACAAAGAAGCTATCTCCTTTGCCGTTTTGGCTTACTGGCGACAGTTAAATATTCACGGCAATTTACCAGAAGTCACTAATGCTAGACAACCTAGACTATTAGGAGAAGTTCACTT